In Pyrus communis chromosome 8, drPyrComm1.1, whole genome shotgun sequence, one genomic interval encodes:
- the LOC137741917 gene encoding probable protein phosphatase 2C 55: MLIAQKPSRVEDPSFIFPAKQTIGVADGVCCAKTDVDSGDYAGEQMMLTEATLSLFMLKYVNHNGIINHINSYGQETKRNLHEMVCGSVYLAKDNKLGEDAHFICPERQTIGVADGVGGWANKGIDAGEYARKLMNNAFIAVHNPNNINEQKGKRKAADMIGAVDPRKVLQEAYAKTKEKGSSTACILSLNKESGVLHAVNVGDSGFLLFRNHKVVYQSPTQQRRFNCPYQLGNSISSDRPDCAWEEWIQTVPGDILVLGTDGLLDNMFPSEIEKVLVQGGGGGDFDLDCGALASSIANLALYNSFDKYNPSPFSENARKAGFEHNGGKIDDITVIVAQVCGFIVD, from the coding sequence ATGCTGATTGCTCAGAAGCCTAGTAGGGTTGAAGACCCCAGCTTCATCTTCCCGGCGAAGCAAACTATCGGCGTGGCGGACGGCGTCTGTTGTGCCAAGACAGACGTCGACTCCGGCGACTATGCAGGGGAACAGATGATGCTGACGGAAGCTACTTTGAGTTTATTCATGTTGAAGTACGTAAACCACAATGGTATCATCAACCACATCAATAGCTATGGTCAAGAAACAAAGAGAAACCTGCACGAGATGGTTTGTGGGTCGGTGTATCTTGCCAAAGATAACAAGTTAGGCGAAGACGCTCACTTCATCTGCCCGGAGAGGCAGACTATCGGCGTGGCGGATGGCGTTGGCGGTTGGGCCAACAAAGGTATCGACGCGGGTGAGTACGCGAGGAAACTCATGAACAATGCCTTTATCGCCGTCCATAATCCGAATAACATCAACGAACAGAAAGGAAAACGAAAGGCCGCGGATATGATCGGAGCCGTTGATCCAAGAAAAGTGTTGCAGGAGGCTTATGCAAAGACCAAGGAGAAAGGCTCGTCGACCGCTTGCATCCTCAGCCTTAACAAAGAGAGCGGAGTCTTGCATGCAGTGAACGTTGGGGACAGTGGGTTCTTGCTATTTAGGAACCACAAGGTTGTGTACCAATCTCCAACTCAGCAACGCAGGTTCAACTGTCCCTATCAGTTGGGGAACAGCATCAGCAGCGACCGCCCTGATTGCGCTTGGGAGGAATGGATTCAGACAGTCCCCGGAGACATCCTAGTGCTTGGGACTGATGGCTTGCTGGACAACATGTTTCCAAGTGAGATTGAGAAGGTTCTTGTacaaggtggtggtggtggtgattttGATCTTGATTGTGGCGCGTTGGCTTCGAGCATCGCCAATCTAGCTCTCTATAACTCGTTCGATAAGTACAACCCTAGCCCTTTTTCAGAAAACGCTAGAAAGGCTGGATTTGAGCACAATGGAGGCAAGATCGACGACATTACTGTTATTGTTGCTCAAGTTTGTGGCTTTATAGTAGACTAG